A single region of the Montipora capricornis isolate CH-2021 chromosome 13, ASM3666992v2, whole genome shotgun sequence genome encodes:
- the LOC138028955 gene encoding uncharacterized protein, with protein sequence MNPFLQRTLASFCSFPQLVIFRSCSSTSRQQLGRQFEEIVVENLRKFSLDVAACGGARDRGIDFRGIWRLKSCSVRVIGQCKRFRKRLGPRFVRELEGSLTHEAKNTLGIIVSESGYTKDAYEVFIGSLYPIALATLIGYSDDILQWYSSNVGNEQGVGKRSDAKESDTSLKEHCSSRNNPLLVDNEDVCYGYSNIAQTYNQGISEQNSHQYLAEDDKEINKTLWRQHNPELELDNFDKLHILATNNVVHSRNGLLEKNDSSQLSGFSDATCDVEQLAMSDITEIGRGTFTMFELNPFAQKQMPNVVVGTKYHSGKFKSLELFISEHA encoded by the exons ATGAACCCTTTCTTACAACGGACTTTGGCATCTTTCTGCTCCTTTCCGCAACTTGTTATTTTCAGATCATGTTCATCCACATCAAGACAACAATTAGGGCGACAATTTGAAGAAATTGTCGTCGAAAATTTGAGAAAGTTCTCTTTAGACGTAGCTGCTTGTGGTGGAGCAAGAGATCGAGGCATAGATTTTAGAGGAATTTGGCGTTTAAAGTCATGTTCTGTGCGTGTTATAGGCCAATGTAAAAGATTTAGAAAGCGTTTGGGTCCAAGGTTTGTGCGTGAATTGGAGGGTTCATTGACACATGAAGCCAAAAACACACTGGGTATCATCGTTTCCGAATCCGG GTATACCAAGGACGCTTATGAAGTATTTATTGGTTCCCTGTATCCAATTGCACTCGCCACATTGATTGGCTATAGTGATGACATTCTACAGTGGTATTCTAGCAATGTGGGCAATGAACAGGGAGTTGGAAAAAGATCTGATGCCAAAGAAAGTGACACATCCTTGAAGGAGCATTGCAGTTCAAGAAACAACCCATTGCTCGTGGACAATGAAGATGTTTGCTATGGTTACAGCAACATCGCACAGACCTATAATCAGGGTATTTCAGAACAGAACAGTCATCAGTACCTTGCAGAGGATGATAAGGAAATAAATAAGACTTTGTGGAGGCAACACAACCCAGAGTTGGAACTTGACAACTTTGATAAATTGCATATTTTAGCAACAAATAATGTAGTGCACAGTAGGAATGGTCTCTTGGAAAAAAATGATAGTTCTCAACTTAGTGGATTTTCAGATGCTACTTGTGATGTTGAACAGTTAGCAATGTCTGATATCACTGAAATAGGACGAGGGACATTTACTATGTTTGAGTTAAATCCATTTGCACAGAAACAAATGCCAAATGTGGTGGTAGGTACAAAGTACCACAGTGGTAAGTTTAAGTCTCTTGAACTTTTTATCAGTGAACATGCATGA